From Alphaproteobacteria bacterium, one genomic window encodes:
- a CDS encoding PhoH family protein, with product MVAKNGSNKEVVIQLEFDDNRLLTNLFGEHNQHLSRIEKLLEVQVASRGNVVAITGEPKAAEIAKAVLNALHTRLTRGLDVDLAEVDSAIRLIQSPADEATQAVDDQILSIPTRRKHITPRSPTQANYIKSLRSHHMVFGLGPAGTGKTYLAVAQAVSMLLSGQIERIILSRPAVEAGERLGFLPGDLRDKIDPYLRPLYDALEDMLPMDQIIKRLDNGEIEVAPLAFMRGRTLSNAFVILDEAQNTTHIQMKMFLTRFGENSRMVITGDMTQIDLPTGELSGLQEAVMILKDIKEIDFVHFSYKDVVRNPLVSRIIKSYEAIS from the coding sequence TTGGTGGCAAAAAACGGTTCAAACAAAGAAGTTGTTATACAACTTGAGTTCGATGACAACCGCCTGCTGACGAACTTGTTTGGAGAACATAATCAGCATCTATCCAGGATTGAAAAACTGCTCGAGGTGCAGGTCGCCTCCCGAGGCAATGTAGTAGCAATTACGGGGGAACCCAAAGCTGCTGAAATTGCCAAAGCTGTCCTGAACGCCCTCCACACCCGACTGACGCGTGGACTAGATGTAGATTTGGCAGAAGTAGATTCCGCCATCAGACTTATTCAATCCCCTGCTGATGAAGCAACACAAGCAGTTGATGATCAAATACTCTCTATTCCCACTAGACGAAAACATATAACCCCCAGATCACCTACGCAGGCAAACTATATTAAATCTCTTCGGAGTCACCATATGGTGTTTGGACTTGGTCCTGCTGGGACAGGGAAAACCTACTTGGCAGTTGCACAGGCGGTCTCCATGCTACTATCTGGGCAAATAGAAAGAATCATCCTCTCTCGCCCAGCGGTAGAAGCTGGAGAACGCCTAGGATTCTTGCCTGGAGACTTGAGGGACAAGATAGACCCCTATTTACGACCATTATATGATGCCTTGGAAGACATGTTACCAATGGATCAAATCATCAAACGCCTCGATAATGGAGAGATAGAAGTCGCGCCACTAGCCTTTATGCGTGGACGAACCCTATCCAATGCCTTCGTTATACTAGATGAAGCGCAAAATACGACCCATATCCAAATGAAGATGTTCCTGACCAGATTTGGCGAGAATTCACGGATGGTTATTACGGGAGATATGACTCAAATTGACCTCCCAACTGGAGAACTATCCGGACTGCAAGAAGCTGTCATGATACTGAAAGACATTAAAGAAATCGATTTCGTCCACTTCTCTTACAAGGATGTCGTTCGTAACCCCTTAGTTTCGAGGATCATAAAATCATATGAAGCCATCTCTTAA
- the miaB gene encoding tRNA (N6-isopentenyl adenosine(37)-C2)-methylthiotransferase MiaB, which translates to MPEEKLPQLSTKSVFIKTYGCQMNVYDSQKMSDVLAPHGYVKTNVQEEADLIILNTCHIREKASEKVFSELGRLKILKAKRANMGDKVVLAVAGCTAQAEGKEITARAPYVDMVFGPQTYHELPKMLEELKRKQISQSDNSPTHIVNTNFPVEPKFDELPDSKNSEGPSGFVSIQEGCDKFCTFCVVPYTRGAEYSRPVEDIVHDIRHLVSIGVQEITLLGQNVNAYHGQAPHGKVEWGLGRLAMAIAESVPNLKRLRYTTSHPRDVDDALIEAHRDIDVLMPFIHLPVQSGSDAILKKMNRKHSADEYRVIIDRFRDMCPNIAFSSDFIVGFPGETDEDFAATLQLVQDIDYAQAYSFKYSIRPGTPGSTMENQVSESVKSERLQALQQLLNAQQIRFNKLTVGKTLPVLFEKKGKHKDQYVGKTPYLQSVQVECPRDLTGSLLDVFIKIAHANSMTGEIHNYR; encoded by the coding sequence ATGCCTGAGGAAAAACTGCCACAGCTTTCAACAAAATCTGTTTTTATAAAAACGTACGGATGTCAGATGAATGTGTACGATTCTCAAAAAATGTCCGATGTACTTGCCCCTCACGGCTACGTGAAAACCAACGTCCAAGAAGAGGCAGACTTAATTATTCTAAATACGTGCCATATTCGCGAAAAAGCCTCAGAGAAAGTCTTTTCAGAACTGGGGCGTTTAAAAATTTTGAAAGCAAAACGGGCTAATATGGGGGACAAAGTCGTCTTAGCAGTTGCAGGATGCACAGCTCAAGCGGAAGGAAAAGAAATTACAGCAAGAGCACCCTACGTAGACATGGTATTCGGCCCCCAAACTTACCATGAACTTCCTAAGATGCTCGAAGAGCTCAAGCGTAAACAAATAAGCCAATCTGACAACAGCCCCACACATATTGTCAACACGAACTTTCCTGTGGAACCCAAATTTGATGAACTCCCTGACTCTAAAAATTCCGAAGGTCCATCGGGATTTGTCTCTATTCAAGAAGGTTGTGATAAGTTTTGCACCTTTTGCGTCGTTCCCTATACACGAGGGGCAGAATATTCTCGTCCAGTAGAAGACATAGTTCATGACATTCGACATCTTGTCTCCATCGGAGTTCAGGAAATTACTCTCCTAGGCCAAAATGTGAATGCTTATCATGGTCAAGCACCCCATGGAAAAGTAGAGTGGGGTCTGGGAAGATTGGCGATGGCTATTGCTGAAAGCGTCCCCAATTTAAAACGCCTGCGGTATACCACGTCCCATCCGAGAGATGTTGATGATGCTCTCATTGAAGCCCATAGGGATATAGATGTACTTATGCCTTTTATTCACCTGCCTGTCCAATCAGGTTCAGATGCCATTCTAAAGAAAATGAACCGCAAACATAGCGCGGACGAATACAGAGTTATTATCGATCGTTTTCGAGATATGTGTCCAAATATCGCTTTCTCGTCCGATTTCATCGTTGGTTTTCCTGGAGAAACAGACGAAGACTTTGCTGCAACTCTACAGTTGGTTCAGGATATCGATTATGCTCAAGCCTATTCATTTAAATACAGTATTCGCCCTGGCACGCCTGGAAGTACCATGGAAAATCAGGTCTCTGAATCTGTGAAAAGTGAGAGGCTGCAAGCTCTTCAACAACTACTCAACGCTCAACAGATCCGATTTAATAAATTAACAGTCGGGAAAACACTGCCCGTACTCTTTGAGAAAAAAGGAAAACATAAAGACCAATACGTAGGAAAGACTCCATATCTCCAGTCGGTTCAAGTGGAGTGTCCGAGAGATTTAACAGGATCTCTTCTGGACGTTTTCATCAAAATAGCTCATGCTAATAGCATGACGGGTGAGATACATAACTACAGATAA
- a CDS encoding 1-acyl-sn-glycerol-3-phosphate acyltransferase, which produces MFLHNVRSFTRLGLSLGLTVLFLPIQFITNLFLKNSSFPSKCTFFILTYSHRLLGIRINCIGKPSTLSPTLFVSNHISYLDINILGSILPAAFIAKAQVRKWPIFGLYAKLQGSIFIDRTPHTIKAQLKAIGERLKSGKNLVLFPEGTSNDGTHVLPFKSSLFAFSNIDRPLYIQPVTITYAQASGMPLGRNLRNRYAWFGDLTLPPHLHSLSREGKVTVNIRFHEPVDASNFSSRKELATYCHEQVSQGMSDTITGKHYPQQRTSNA; this is translated from the coding sequence ATGTTTCTTCACAATGTTCGAAGTTTTACACGATTGGGTCTATCTCTGGGACTAACGGTTCTATTCCTCCCTATACAATTCATAACAAATCTGTTTTTGAAAAACTCTTCTTTCCCTTCAAAATGCACCTTTTTCATCCTAACTTATTCACATCGACTTCTTGGCATACGTATCAATTGTATTGGGAAACCTTCAACTCTTAGTCCTACACTATTTGTCTCAAACCATATCTCCTATCTAGATATTAATATCCTAGGATCCATTCTTCCTGCTGCATTCATTGCAAAAGCCCAAGTCCGAAAATGGCCCATATTTGGCCTCTACGCAAAACTTCAGGGATCCATCTTCATAGATCGTACCCCCCATACAATCAAAGCGCAGCTAAAGGCAATAGGTGAACGGCTTAAATCTGGCAAGAATCTTGTCCTTTTTCCAGAAGGAACAAGTAATGATGGCACTCATGTTCTCCCCTTCAAAAGCTCTCTCTTCGCCTTTTCAAACATTGATCGTCCGCTTTATATTCAGCCCGTTACAATCACTTACGCTCAAGCTTCAGGTATGCCTTTAGGACGGAATTTGAGAAATCGCTACGCTTGGTTTGGCGACTTAACACTTCCTCCACATTTGCACTCGCTCTCCCGTGAAGGAAAAGTAACTGTAAACATCCGTTTTCATGAACCTGTTGATGCCTCAAATTTTTCATCCCGAAAAGAGCTTGCAACCTATTGTCATGAGCAAGTGTCTCAAGGTATGAGTGACACAATTACAGGTAAACATTATCCACAACAGAGGACCTCAAATGCCTGA